One segment of Candidatus Fokinia solitaria DNA contains the following:
- a CDS encoding MFS transporter gives MHNIRNCIASLFVFLLPLAFFAYQFVPKLLPMLITEKMMNAGLSANQFNLIVSAWTYGVPILQIPFAILVRKYEIRKLLSICILLSGISIIPFLLPVNFWMMLLGRFVLGLTSGVAFLSTAIVTSQLYSKKAYSIMLSLAFSIGFCGAVYAGEPIGRMINELGLYSVVMSMIAFCVINSILVFLFLRTDKSNEEKSVLSLRGLWMILKNPIFLSLGISNLLMSGSYEAFANVWGALYFRKMYFLSESAAAGIISYVFIGMIVGGPIAAFLGMKFGYYRVIGLSSTFISLLILYACSGMQYHPMIINTCLFFIGVLSCSQVLIYSIGNQTAGKYDLAVVAAFLNCVGTMAGMFFHTLITVSFFILEPSATTHEMYDITSCRNVLMWIPAAGIIVSVIMNALQKQSSKSS, from the coding sequence ATGCACAACATAAGAAATTGCATAGCATCGCTTTTCGTTTTTCTATTGCCTCTTGCGTTTTTCGCATACCAGTTCGTTCCTAAACTCTTGCCGATGCTTATTACGGAAAAGATGATGAACGCTGGACTTAGTGCGAATCAGTTTAATTTAATTGTTTCGGCATGGACATATGGTGTGCCTATTCTGCAAATACCGTTCGCAATCCTTGTAAGAAAGTATGAGATCAGAAAGTTATTATCCATATGTATTCTACTTTCTGGTATTTCCATAATACCGTTTTTGCTACCTGTGAATTTTTGGATGATGTTACTTGGTAGATTCGTTTTAGGATTAACTTCTGGTGTTGCATTCTTATCGACTGCTATTGTTACGTCTCAACTGTACTCTAAAAAAGCTTATTCAATAATGCTTTCGCTTGCGTTCAGCATTGGATTTTGCGGTGCTGTATATGCAGGTGAGCCTATTGGACGAATGATAAATGAGTTAGGGTTATATTCAGTCGTAATGTCGATGATTGCATTCTGTGTGATTAACTCAATATTAGTGTTCTTATTTCTACGTACCGATAAGAGTAATGAAGAGAAAAGTGTATTATCATTGCGTGGACTGTGGATGATTCTAAAAAATCCGATATTTCTTTCGCTTGGAATAAGCAATTTGCTGATGTCGGGAAGCTATGAAGCGTTTGCAAATGTATGGGGTGCATTATATTTTAGAAAAATGTATTTTCTTTCTGAAAGTGCAGCAGCAGGTATTATATCGTATGTGTTTATAGGTATGATAGTTGGAGGACCTATAGCTGCATTCTTAGGAATGAAATTTGGATATTATAGAGTAATTGGCTTATCGAGTACCTTTATCAGTTTACTAATACTATATGCGTGTTCTGGTATGCAGTATCATCCGATGATAATCAATACATGTCTTTTTTTCATTGGTGTCTTAAGCTGTTCACAAGTGTTAATATACTCTATAGGCAATCAGACTGCCGGTAAGTATGATTTAGCAGTAGTTGCTGCATTTTTGAACTGCGTAGGTACTATGGCGGGTATGTTTTTTCACACTCTGATAACAGTATCATTCTTTATTTTAGAACCATCTGCAACTACGCATGAAATGTATGATATTACCTCATGCAGAAATGTTCTGATGTGGATTCCTGCTGCAGGAATAATAGTAAGCGTGATAATGAATGCTTTGCAGAAACAAAGTAGCAAATCATCATAA
- a CDS encoding exodeoxyribonuclease VII large subunit has protein sequence MRLETHNPTDVTKEVKVYSVTEISNHIKALLGKSYPYVKIRGEISSIFQKNGHTYINLKDASSMIKVVTFAYQNIRLSAEIKDGVEVICTGALTSYGASSCYQLHASAIEISGEGELLAILERRKKEYEIKGYFSQDRKKALPLFPRIIGIITSIQGAVIRDIVNTLSQRIPTILFIFDVSVQGQFAALEVCNALQKFQSLPKYADLELNDFISKTSEEVAEMNFHDLPQPDILIIARGGGSVSELWTFNEEAIIEEIYRCTIPIISGIGHETDNTLSDYVADRREHTPTAAAVAAVKTIDSLQYARTTQDVVYTFEKKLEEARGKLQEANSILERKYKTLERNIEKFSDGVYFDLKKVVDDINYQLNSSRLKLESKYERIRSRIDSMYASMCHIIDFQCRSADSAIQQHRNAMLQGCKRTEERLRMHETTITNIWLNAVQNMNLAMVQIKHLLDMHNQKLSKFNYKDTLKRGFAVVRDKDGYAVQAKDAVSVNSMIEIEVSDGYISALVKDNSKSK, from the coding sequence ATGAGGCTTGAAACGCATAATCCTACCGATGTAACAAAGGAAGTAAAGGTATACTCAGTTACAGAAATATCCAATCATATAAAGGCGCTACTTGGTAAAAGTTATCCTTACGTAAAGATACGTGGAGAAATTTCTTCGATATTTCAAAAAAACGGACATACGTACATCAATCTAAAGGATGCTTCATCCATGATAAAAGTTGTCACTTTTGCTTATCAAAATATTAGACTAAGTGCAGAAATAAAAGATGGAGTAGAAGTAATATGTACAGGTGCACTTACATCTTATGGCGCTTCTTCCTGTTATCAGCTACATGCGAGTGCGATCGAAATTAGTGGTGAGGGCGAATTATTAGCGATACTTGAGAGACGTAAGAAAGAATACGAAATAAAGGGATATTTTTCACAAGATAGAAAAAAAGCATTACCTCTTTTTCCGCGAATAATAGGAATTATCACATCAATTCAGGGAGCAGTAATAAGAGATATAGTAAATACACTTTCTCAGCGTATACCTACGATCCTTTTTATATTTGATGTAAGCGTACAGGGGCAATTCGCCGCACTTGAAGTATGCAATGCTTTGCAGAAATTTCAATCTCTTCCGAAATACGCGGATCTTGAGCTAAATGATTTTATAAGCAAAACATCAGAAGAAGTAGCAGAGATGAATTTTCATGATCTTCCACAGCCTGATATATTGATAATAGCAAGAGGAGGAGGATCAGTTAGTGAATTATGGACGTTTAACGAAGAAGCTATAATAGAAGAGATATATCGTTGCACAATTCCAATTATATCAGGTATTGGTCATGAAACGGATAATACGCTTTCAGATTATGTTGCAGATAGAAGAGAGCATACACCGACTGCAGCGGCAGTTGCTGCAGTTAAGACTATCGATAGTCTGCAGTACGCTAGAACGACACAAGACGTTGTGTATACATTTGAGAAAAAGCTTGAAGAAGCTAGAGGCAAATTACAGGAAGCTAATAGCATTCTTGAGAGAAAATACAAAACTCTTGAACGTAATATAGAAAAGTTTTCCGATGGAGTATATTTCGACTTAAAGAAAGTGGTGGACGATATAAACTATCAACTCAACAGTAGTCGTTTAAAACTTGAGTCAAAATATGAAAGAATCAGATCTCGTATTGATAGTATGTATGCTAGTATGTGTCACATTATCGATTTCCAGTGTAGAAGCGCCGATAGCGCGATACAACAGCATAGAAATGCGATGCTTCAAGGATGTAAGCGTACCGAGGAGAGGTTACGTATGCATGAAACTACAATAACGAATATTTGGCTAAATGCTGTTCAAAATATGAATTTAGCTATGGTGCAAATCAAGCACTTGTTGGATATGCACAATCAAAAACTTTCGAAGTTCAATTATAAGGATACATTAAAGCGAGGCTTCGCTGTAGTAAGAGATAAAGATGGATATGCAGTGCAGGCAAAAGATGCTGTATCAGTCAATTCAATGATTGAAATAGAAGTGTCAGATGGATATATAAGTGCGCTAGTGAAAGATAACTCAAAAAGTAAGTAG
- the fabF gene encoding beta-ketoacyl-ACP synthase II gives MKRRVVITGVGAITPLGTTINKSWDSLIKGRSGIRVIPESLFDTSDLVSKVAGYISDNKTNDCSDEEMCFIPEKYIEPQKISSMDRFIQLAIHAAEEAIRDSGYLCDSEEKAMKAGVIVGSGIGGLLAIEKNMKILESAGPRRISPFFIPSTLINLANGHLSIKYGFKGMSHGIVSACATGAHAIGEAARIISTGELDVALCGGSEAAICRFGLAGFQAARALSKNPSPQDASRPFDVGRDGFVMGEGAGIFVLEEYESAKKRDAKIYCEVAGYGSTSDAYHITMPEADGKGIISAMEKALKNAEINHSDIGYINAHATSTPAGDLIEIESIKKFLGKNYQHTPISATKSYTGHLLGAAGAVEAAFCIMALKHKVLPPTIGVSNLMEEAKDMNIILNEPLEADVSYVMSNSFGFGGTNCVLILKRL, from the coding sequence ATGAAAAGAAGAGTAGTTATCACAGGTGTTGGTGCTATTACTCCACTTGGTACTACGATAAACAAAAGTTGGGATTCTTTGATAAAAGGACGATCTGGTATAAGAGTGATACCGGAATCGCTTTTTGATACATCGGATCTTGTATCTAAGGTTGCAGGATATATTTCGGATAATAAGACAAATGACTGTAGTGATGAAGAAATGTGCTTCATACCAGAGAAGTACATAGAGCCTCAGAAAATTTCTTCCATGGATAGATTTATACAACTCGCTATACATGCTGCAGAGGAAGCAATAAGAGATTCAGGTTATTTATGCGATTCGGAGGAAAAAGCGATGAAAGCTGGTGTGATAGTAGGTTCTGGTATTGGCGGACTTCTTGCGATTGAAAAAAACATGAAGATATTAGAATCTGCAGGACCGAGAAGAATTAGCCCTTTCTTTATACCTTCTACTCTTATCAATTTAGCTAATGGCCATCTATCTATAAAATATGGATTCAAAGGGATGTCACATGGTATTGTTAGTGCATGTGCTACTGGCGCGCATGCTATAGGAGAAGCGGCAAGGATTATTTCTACTGGAGAGTTAGATGTTGCTTTATGCGGAGGTTCTGAAGCCGCTATATGCAGATTTGGATTAGCTGGCTTTCAAGCAGCAAGAGCATTATCAAAAAATCCTTCTCCTCAAGATGCTTCAAGACCTTTCGATGTAGGGAGAGATGGTTTTGTAATGGGGGAAGGCGCAGGGATCTTTGTATTAGAAGAGTATGAAAGTGCAAAAAAACGTGATGCAAAAATTTACTGTGAAGTTGCAGGTTATGGTAGTACGAGTGATGCGTACCATATTACGATGCCGGAAGCAGATGGTAAAGGTATCATATCAGCAATGGAGAAAGCGCTGAAAAATGCTGAAATCAATCATTCTGACATAGGGTATATCAATGCGCATGCGACATCTACTCCTGCAGGCGATTTGATTGAAATAGAAAGTATAAAAAAATTCTTAGGAAAAAATTATCAACATACTCCAATATCAGCGACAAAGTCTTATACAGGTCATCTTCTTGGTGCAGCTGGTGCAGTTGAAGCCGCATTCTGTATAATGGCGCTAAAACATAAAGTATTACCTCCTACAATAGGTGTGTCGAATTTGATGGAAGAAGCAAAAGATATGAATATTATATTAAATGAGCCGCTAGAGGCTGATGTATCATACGTTATGTCGAATTCTTTCGGTTTCGGTGGAACAAATTGCGTCCTAATTCTAAAAAGACTATAG
- the hisS gene encoding histidine--tRNA ligase, whose translation MISHISGYPEVVIKYQKLFHRMMQEMQKALHSYGFENLDTSPVEKLETLLSKSGDNEIYGIQRANDRGNNFSPELGLRFDLTFSFARYIAQYSHDIAFPYKRYQTGYVWRGDRPQNGRYRQFYQFDIDIINKGDELFWSEIEVICLISKCLHILGLEKFTILVNHKDILSGIFESIGISQEKFTDIARLLDKSDKIKIETLALLLEENGCNRTQIDKICELVTIDFCKESMEVQTKILEQFTSSERFYESLEYMRKLITTVKNLNESQDNIVLVPRLARGLSYYTGFVCEVITDDDPKLGSICGGGTYSNLISNLGAKQQYAGVGVSIGLYRLFKLITDAYTEKYENTIMIATQDHSMMIVYMKFANQLRASSLDVFVYTELQNLSNQLKYASKRKFKFVVIFDKKEYQDGIAILRNMEEGTQLTVKLNELHQLILRMIKNV comes from the coding sequence ATGATCAGTCATATATCGGGATATCCTGAAGTTGTAATAAAGTATCAAAAATTATTTCATCGTATGATGCAGGAAATGCAAAAAGCACTTCATTCATACGGATTTGAGAATTTAGATACATCGCCAGTGGAAAAACTTGAAACGCTACTATCTAAAAGTGGTGATAATGAGATATATGGAATACAAAGAGCAAATGATAGAGGTAATAACTTTTCTCCGGAACTTGGACTAAGATTCGACTTAACTTTCTCTTTTGCACGATATATTGCACAATACAGTCATGATATTGCTTTTCCTTATAAAAGATATCAAACAGGATACGTATGGCGTGGTGATAGACCGCAAAATGGACGCTACAGACAATTTTACCAGTTTGATATTGACATAATAAACAAGGGAGATGAATTATTTTGGTCTGAGATTGAAGTAATATGTTTGATATCGAAGTGCTTACATATTCTTGGTTTGGAGAAATTCACAATACTAGTCAATCACAAGGATATCTTAAGCGGTATCTTTGAAAGTATAGGTATTTCTCAGGAAAAATTTACTGACATCGCAAGGTTATTGGATAAATCGGACAAAATTAAAATTGAAACTCTAGCACTACTACTAGAAGAAAATGGCTGTAATAGAACTCAAATTGATAAAATATGCGAATTGGTCACTATCGATTTTTGTAAAGAATCAATGGAAGTACAAACAAAGATACTAGAACAATTTACGTCATCGGAGAGATTTTATGAAAGCTTAGAATATATGAGAAAATTGATAACTACGGTAAAGAATCTGAACGAATCTCAAGATAACATAGTACTCGTACCACGACTAGCGCGCGGCTTAAGCTATTATACTGGATTCGTTTGCGAAGTAATTACAGATGATGATCCAAAATTAGGCAGCATATGTGGAGGCGGTACATATTCTAATCTTATTAGCAACTTAGGAGCAAAGCAGCAATATGCAGGAGTAGGAGTTTCAATAGGATTATACAGGTTGTTCAAATTAATTACGGATGCTTATACGGAAAAATATGAAAACACGATCATGATTGCCACTCAAGATCATTCGATGATGATCGTCTATATGAAATTTGCCAATCAGTTGAGAGCTTCATCGCTAGATGTATTCGTGTACACCGAGTTGCAAAATCTTTCTAATCAATTAAAATACGCATCTAAAAGAAAATTTAAATTTGTGGTTATATTTGACAAAAAAGAATATCAGGACGGGATAGCGATATTGAGGAATATGGAAGAAGGAACGCAGTTAACAGTAAAATTGAACGAGTTGCATCAACTCATACTACGAATGATAAAGAATGTGTAG
- the ftsA gene encoding cell division protein FtsA, with protein sequence MRAKSKSNNTFVVDVGTSKIAMILAKISDIKDGIEIIDSYCASSVGVKEGIIADPHALRDVVRHCYSHFFRHMNDRRADVYVTLPSSVLTSIPTETRLNIAGHAVTYKEINKMAIEAENNNCKKRNLSAIHSFVYNYSIDGYDGLISPIGMHGNTLVCDTHFVACQDSTILNISGFFENCGISVNQYICGHYAGTCATITEDETKLGVCVIEFGGGVTSISIFHAAHMVYIGYVPYGGMNITNDIAKVFGVKIKDAEKIKNLHANLHDYKQSGQVIIENCETQYDEEITTSLLDDIVRARIEEITMMLFKKCPEEWMRKVSACIVIGGSTKIVGIDELIKKISGIKTRIGKPLKKCSPDDRLEVEYANAMGVLKFVNDQKVRHRKHAMLKSSSAESIFQKIKKIFLE encoded by the coding sequence ATGAGAGCGAAATCGAAAAGCAATAACACTTTTGTAGTGGATGTAGGCACTTCCAAGATTGCTATGATACTCGCGAAGATAAGCGATATCAAAGATGGAATAGAGATTATAGATTCGTATTGCGCTTCAAGTGTTGGAGTAAAAGAGGGGATCATAGCGGATCCGCATGCATTACGTGATGTAGTAAGGCACTGCTATAGTCATTTTTTTCGTCATATGAATGACAGGAGAGCAGATGTTTATGTAACGCTGCCATCGAGTGTATTAACTTCAATTCCTACTGAAACGAGATTAAATATTGCAGGGCATGCTGTTACGTATAAGGAGATCAATAAGATGGCTATCGAAGCTGAGAATAATAATTGTAAAAAGAGAAATTTAAGCGCGATACATAGCTTTGTATACAACTACTCTATAGATGGTTACGATGGATTGATATCTCCAATAGGGATGCATGGAAACACGTTAGTTTGTGATACTCATTTTGTTGCATGCCAAGATTCTACGATATTAAATATTTCAGGTTTCTTTGAGAATTGTGGAATATCGGTGAATCAGTATATATGCGGACATTATGCTGGTACTTGCGCTACAATAACGGAAGACGAAACAAAATTAGGCGTATGTGTGATAGAATTCGGCGGTGGAGTGACATCTATTTCGATATTTCATGCGGCACACATGGTATATATTGGTTATGTACCGTATGGAGGTATGAATATCACGAATGATATAGCTAAAGTATTCGGCGTGAAGATCAAAGATGCGGAGAAAATAAAGAATTTGCACGCTAATCTGCATGATTATAAGCAGTCGGGGCAGGTGATAATTGAAAATTGCGAAACTCAGTATGATGAAGAAATTACAACATCGTTATTAGATGATATAGTGAGAGCGAGAATTGAAGAAATAACGATGATGCTATTTAAGAAATGTCCAGAAGAATGGATGAGAAAAGTAAGCGCATGCATAGTAATAGGAGGTTCTACGAAGATCGTAGGTATAGATGAGTTGATCAAAAAGATATCAGGCATTAAAACGAGAATTGGAAAACCATTGAAGAAATGTTCGCCGGATGACAGATTAGAGGTAGAATATGCTAATGCAATGGGAGTACTGAAATTCGTTAACGATCAGAAAGTTCGCCATAGAAAGCACGCAATGCTAAAAAGTTCTTCTGCTGAGAGTATTTTTCAGAAAATAAAGAAAATATTTTTAGAGTGA
- a CDS encoding CTP synthase, which produces MSKYIFVTGGVISSIGKGIAAASIAAILESRGMSIKILKLDPYINVDSGTMSPSQHGEVFVTEDGAETDLDLGHYERFLHVKMKKGNNFTAGQIYEAVIAKERNGEYLGDTVQVIPHITDEIKRRIDEEAKNADITIVEIGGTVGDIESLPFLEAIRQMRFTYGCKNTLFIHLSYIPFISTSHEIKTKPTQHSVKELQKLGIQPDILLCRMERDLPREEKQKLSLFCNIEENSIIGCYDVDCIYKIPTILHNQGIDTIICEKLNLDLPTADLSPWYDIIQKMEASTDSIDIAVIGKYVTLTESYKSLSEAFKHIEIHTGIHVNAIHINSEDIERDGVAQLAEMDAILIPGGFGKRGMDGKIAAIRFARENNIPYLGICLGMQIALIEYARNIANMSDANSTEFDLSTKFPVVALINQWINHSGNVEVRDNSSCFGGTMRLGNYQCNLLPNSLASAIYGNDVIYERHRHRYEINNDYIPRLEAAGLVISGYSAGTKKLVETIELPHHRWFFACQFHPEFTSTPRNGHPLFNSYAKAALSYKKDRIPL; this is translated from the coding sequence ATGAGTAAATACATCTTTGTAACAGGTGGCGTGATATCTTCCATCGGAAAAGGAATTGCAGCAGCTTCGATTGCAGCTATCTTAGAATCACGTGGCATGAGTATCAAAATTCTGAAATTGGATCCATATATCAACGTTGATTCTGGTACCATGAGTCCTTCTCAACATGGAGAGGTCTTCGTAACAGAAGATGGTGCTGAAACAGATCTCGACTTAGGGCATTACGAACGTTTTCTTCATGTGAAAATGAAAAAAGGTAATAATTTCACCGCTGGACAGATCTATGAAGCTGTAATTGCAAAGGAGCGTAATGGCGAATACTTAGGTGATACAGTACAAGTCATTCCACATATTACTGATGAAATTAAACGTAGAATTGATGAAGAGGCAAAAAATGCAGATATTACAATTGTGGAAATTGGCGGTACGGTAGGTGATATTGAATCCTTACCATTTCTCGAAGCTATTCGCCAAATGCGATTTACTTACGGCTGTAAGAACACCTTATTTATTCATCTATCATATATCCCATTTATTTCTACATCTCACGAAATAAAAACAAAACCAACTCAACACTCTGTAAAAGAATTACAAAAACTTGGCATTCAACCTGATATTTTGCTATGCCGCATGGAGCGTGACTTGCCGAGAGAAGAAAAACAGAAACTCTCTCTCTTTTGCAATATAGAAGAAAACTCTATCATCGGATGCTATGATGTCGACTGCATCTATAAGATACCGACTATACTACATAATCAAGGTATCGACACTATCATTTGCGAAAAATTGAATCTCGATTTACCTACAGCTGATTTATCTCCGTGGTACGACATAATACAGAAAATGGAAGCATCAACTGACAGCATTGATATTGCTGTAATTGGTAAATATGTAACATTGACAGAATCTTACAAATCACTATCAGAAGCATTTAAGCATATTGAGATTCATACAGGAATTCATGTAAACGCTATACATATAAATTCTGAAGATATTGAGCGCGACGGAGTGGCGCAACTTGCCGAAATGGATGCAATCCTTATCCCTGGTGGTTTCGGCAAACGTGGTATGGATGGAAAAATCGCAGCTATACGTTTCGCGCGAGAAAATAATATTCCATATCTCGGTATTTGCCTTGGCATGCAAATAGCACTTATCGAATATGCAAGAAATATCGCTAACATGAGCGACGCCAATTCGACAGAATTTGATCTAAGTACTAAATTTCCTGTTGTTGCCTTAATTAATCAATGGATTAATCATAGTGGTAATGTAGAAGTGCGTGATAATAGCTCCTGTTTTGGCGGCACAATGCGACTAGGAAACTACCAGTGTAATCTTTTACCAAATTCTCTTGCTTCTGCAATTTATGGCAATGATGTCATTTACGAACGGCATCGGCATCGCTATGAGATCAATAATGACTATATACCACGCCTCGAAGCAGCTGGACTAGTTATAAGTGGCTATTCAGCAGGTACTAAAAAACTCGTAGAAACGATAGAACTACCACATCATCGTTGGTTTTTTGCTTGTCAATTTCATCCAGAATTCACATCAACGCCACGCAATGGACATCCTCTATTTAATTCGTATGCAAAAGCTGCATTAAGCTATAAGAAAGATAGAATACCATTATGA
- a CDS encoding MBL fold metallo-hydrolase, which yields MKKFAKVVMIVLFVLYVIFKMYDTQLIRYKSEAYANFNMMKYLIKNLSAKSTQWPDSVQNKFDLVPESSVNGKELKVFWVGHSTFLIQLMGVNILTDPIWSDRATPWKCCGPKRVHKPGVQFSNLPRIDVVLISHNHYDHMDLDTIELLWNRDHPRIISLPGNDAVIHRRNDKIKVEICELGEELLIKRDLSIVAEEALHWSSRYIIDANVALWGAFVIKSSIGNIYFAGDTAYGSHFIRMSEKYTSFRLALLPIGASLPQMTNHPVHMSPSEAVQAFLDLSAEYGCSMHHMTFKMSNECYSCAKEILDQAIEYNNIPPNRLRNLEIGESWSIP from the coding sequence ATGAAGAAATTTGCAAAAGTTGTGATGATAGTGCTTTTTGTTTTATATGTGATATTCAAGATGTACGATACTCAGCTTATAAGATACAAAAGTGAAGCATACGCCAACTTTAATATGATGAAGTATCTTATTAAAAACTTATCTGCAAAATCGACACAATGGCCGGATTCCGTGCAAAATAAATTTGATCTTGTACCTGAAAGTAGTGTAAATGGAAAAGAATTAAAAGTATTTTGGGTAGGGCATTCTACGTTTCTGATACAATTGATGGGCGTTAACATACTTACCGATCCAATATGGAGTGATAGAGCTACTCCGTGGAAATGTTGCGGGCCAAAGAGAGTGCATAAGCCTGGTGTGCAATTTAGTAATTTACCGCGTATTGATGTAGTACTGATATCGCATAATCACTACGATCATATGGATTTGGATACTATAGAACTTTTGTGGAATAGAGATCATCCGAGAATTATTTCATTACCAGGAAATGATGCAGTAATTCATAGACGTAACGATAAGATAAAAGTAGAAATTTGTGAATTAGGAGAAGAATTACTTATTAAACGTGATTTAAGTATTGTTGCAGAAGAAGCATTACATTGGTCAAGTAGGTATATAATAGATGCAAATGTCGCTTTATGGGGCGCTTTTGTCATTAAGTCATCTATAGGCAATATTTATTTCGCAGGAGATACAGCATATGGCAGTCATTTTATAAGGATGTCGGAAAAATATACATCGTTTAGGCTTGCGTTACTTCCAATTGGTGCATCTCTCCCTCAAATGACGAATCATCCTGTGCATATGTCTCCATCTGAAGCGGTGCAAGCTTTCTTGGATTTAAGTGCTGAGTATGGATGTAGTATGCATCATATGACATTTAAGATGTCAAATGAGTGTTATTCGTGCGCTAAAGAGATTTTAGATCAAGCTATAGAGTATAATAATATACCGCCAAATAGATTAAGGAATTTAGAAATAGGAGAATCTTGGAGTATACCTTAA
- a CDS encoding Tim44 domain-containing protein: MHKIVELVFLAFVAFLIVRKLLSMLGEVDKDNVMERVLRKKQYEDSREMKAAVQKVSNVLEGGNIAKAESDMSVEEARVSPSLRSVINDIRKVEHNFSVENFLRSVEKMYCIVQSSITSSNIDGLDTLIEHDGYEKLKNAMSKSKEKGYRVVRNVISVRDIDIVDAVISEDNRATIAVEIQSEEIDYTMNSNEVIINGYKGTTSKIITWKFTKDLGNKSVIWLLKEHELHL; this comes from the coding sequence ATGCATAAGATAGTAGAGCTTGTTTTTCTTGCTTTTGTTGCTTTCCTTATTGTGAGAAAGTTACTAAGCATGCTAGGAGAAGTGGATAAAGATAATGTGATGGAACGTGTGCTACGAAAGAAGCAATATGAAGACTCTCGTGAGATGAAAGCAGCAGTTCAAAAAGTGTCAAATGTGCTGGAAGGAGGAAATATTGCAAAAGCAGAGAGCGACATGTCTGTGGAAGAAGCGCGCGTATCGCCATCTTTGAGAAGTGTTATCAATGATATCAGAAAAGTGGAGCACAATTTTAGCGTAGAGAATTTTCTTCGTAGTGTAGAGAAAATGTACTGCATAGTGCAAAGTAGTATTACTTCCAGCAATATAGATGGATTAGATACTTTGATTGAGCATGACGGTTACGAGAAGTTGAAAAATGCGATGTCGAAAAGTAAGGAAAAAGGTTATAGAGTTGTGAGGAATGTCATTTCTGTTAGAGACATTGATATAGTAGATGCTGTTATTTCTGAAGATAATCGCGCAACTATTGCAGTTGAGATTCAATCAGAGGAAATAGATTATACAATGAATAGTAATGAAGTTATCATAAACGGATATAAAGGCACTACGTCGAAGATTATAACGTGGAAATTTACTAAAGATCTTGGTAATAAAAGTGTTATATGGTTATTAAAAGAACATGAGCTACACTTGTAA